The sequence GTACTCGTTCCTGTCAGTTCTGTAATGTGGAGACCGGTAAACCAGAGGATGTCGATATCTTCGAACCTGGTCGCGTAGCGAAATCAGTCAAATTAATGGGTGCGAAACATTTAGTTATAACATCTGTAGACCGTGATGATCTCGTGGATGGTGGAGTGAGTATCTGGGCGGCTACTATACGCGCTATTCGGCATCAGGCTCCAGGCGTTACTTTGGAGACCTTGATTCCAGATTTTCAAGGTAAGACGGATTTGCTAGATAAAATTATTGAGGTAAACCCAGAGGTGGTATCACACAACATTGAAACAGTAGAAAGGCTTAGCCGACAGGTGAGAATTCAAGCACAGTACAAGAGAAGCCTTGAGGTATTGAAGTATTTAAAAGAAAATGGAATTCGCCGAACCAAATCTGGAATTATGCTGGGCTTAGGGGAAACGGATGAGGAGATTATTCAATCCCTAGATGATCTGAGAGCTGCCCAAGTAGAAATCGTGACCATGGGACAATATTTACAACCGACCAGAAAACATCTGGAGGTGCAGCGCTATGTTACCCCTGAAGATTTTAAACGCTATGAAATTATTGCGCTAGAAAAGGGCTTTATGTATGTAGAAAGCGGCCCTATGGTGCGTAGCAGCTATCATGCAGAGAAGCATATAGTTTAGTTTGCAGTTGTCAGTTTGCAGTTGTCAGTTGTCAGTGAGTAGTCGCAGTTCTCAGAAGTCAGTTTTTGTTTGCTGATGGGTAGAGCACAAAGCCTGCCTTGGTGTCAGATAGGTTTTTCAAAGTTTTTTATACCGTCAGCGTATTAGTAATAGTCCAATGTCGCATGGCTCATTGCACTAAACAAATACAGTTGTGGCATTTACCATAGCAAGGTTTTAAAATGGGTTGGCTCATTTTAAAACCGCTATTGGTATTATTGGTGGATTCAAACTTTTCTTGAGTTTAATGCTTAATTTTCCTGAGAAAAAATCTTTGCAATCTTTGCGAGAACTCTGTGTTCTTTGCGGTAAAATAGTGGGCAATGGCTGTTCTCAGTAGTCAGATTTTGTTTGCTCGAGCTTAGAGCATGTAGTTTTTTATTTCTCACGGAAATCACAGAAATCACAGAATTTTTGAAGTTGAAAGTTCGTATGTTGGTTGTTTCACAAAGATACACGAAGGAGACACAGTGTTTCACTAAGTTTTTTCTCACGGAAATCACGGAAATCACAGAATTTTTGAAGTTGAAAGTTGGTTAGTTGATTATTACATAAAGATACACAAAGGAAACACAGAGTTTCACTAAGTTTTTTAAAATCACACGGAAATCACGGAAATCTCCATACCAAAGGTAGTCTTACGGACTATCGAATAAAATAATTTTAATTCGTGAATTCGTGGCTAAACAAACTAAAAAAAATAAAGCGCCCCCTGATATATGAAGAAAGGTAAAGGAGGCGCTTATGAAAGGTATAAATGAAAGGTTATGTATAAAACGGCATTGCACCGGTCACATACGATTTAGTTTAGGTTTATTGTTTTCAGAGTTTTATTAGTATTAGCGAGTTTGTTTCCCGACAACTATCGATAAGGGTGAGATTTTATGCATCAACAGAACCCAAACTCGCTTTTTTTAAATACTAATCTATGTTGTACTTTTTGGTACTTTTAAGAATCTTCTATACATCTTTGTGAACTCCCGATAGTTGCCGATAAGGATGATATTTAATGCCTCAGCAGAGCTCTGTATAGTACGATTCTTATATCGTTATTGATTATTTCTTATTGTTAAGTTTATTTTATTTCTTTCGTTATGCAGAGTATATTCTACTTGATATCTGCCAGAGCTTAGTCGAGACCAGCTTGCATACAACTCTGCTGTCGTGCTGAAAACCAAAACCTCTCTGGTCGATTTGTTTTCTAATATGATATCTGTAGCGTTAAAATCAAATGCTGGAAATCCATCTTCAACTGGATTAACTATTGACTGCGCTTGAATTTCATTTTGATTGAAGGCGAAAGCTAGTATAAAGAGTAAAACTAATTTTTTCATTTTTTCGTGTTTTAGATTATTGTGGGGGTTTAAATCTAGTGCAAATCTAGCGCATGTGGATAACCTAAAATAGGGAAAAAATATGCCTTTTGTCAATATTGTCCTACAGAAAACCAATAGGTTTAAGGGAAAAATTAGTTTATAACTACCGCTTTTTTTAGGGAATAGACTATATGTGGATAAATTAAGGCTTTGTAAAACAATTAATTAATATAAAAAATTACATTAATTTGCTTATAGTTGATTTTGTCAATCCTATTACGAGACCTTATACAGATAACTGCGGAATTTGCTAAACTAAGCACCGTAGCAGGTGAAAATCTGTCTATAAAAATAAGCAGCTTTTTGAAAACGAATACATTCTAAAGGCTATAAATCGGTTCAGAAAAGACTATATGCTAGTATATGGATTCGTTTCTACTACCAACTATTCTTATATACATTGGAGTACATTAAGCTTTATGCACTAGCCACGACAGAAAGAAATAAAATA is a genomic window of Chitinophagales bacterium containing:
- the lipA gene encoding lipoyl synthase gives rise to the protein MLQEQLRKERIKKPDWLKIKLPTGNSFTELNKNISENKLHTICESGRCPNKEECWGAGTATIMILGNVCTRSCQFCNVETGKPEDVDIFEPGRVAKSVKLMGAKHLVITSVDRDDLVDGGVSIWAATIRAIRHQAPGVTLETLIPDFQGKTDLLDKIIEVNPEVVSHNIETVERLSRQVRIQAQYKRSLEVLKYLKENGIRRTKSGIMLGLGETDEEIIQSLDDLRAAQVEIVTMGQYLQPTRKHLEVQRYVTPEDFKRYEIIALEKGFMYVESGPMVRSSYHAEKHIV